In Streptantibioticus cattleyicolor NRRL 8057 = DSM 46488, a genomic segment contains:
- a CDS encoding DUF3090 domain-containing protein: MPRQVFFYEQPDRFVAGTVGQPGQRAFFLQASAAGRVTSVALEKTQVAALAERIDELLDEVLRRSGGDASVPAVAPAELADTAPLDTPVEAEFRVGTMALAWDTSDQRMILEAQALVEIDADSSEDLEAAEEMLLQDEENGPPMLRVRLTGAQARSFAKRALEVVSAGRPPCPLCSLPLDPEGHVCPRQNGYRRAG, translated from the coding sequence GTGCCCCGTCAGGTGTTCTTCTACGAGCAGCCGGACCGGTTCGTGGCCGGTACGGTCGGGCAGCCGGGCCAGCGCGCCTTCTTCCTGCAAGCCAGCGCGGCCGGCCGGGTGACCAGCGTGGCCCTGGAGAAGACCCAGGTGGCCGCGTTGGCCGAGCGCATCGACGAGCTGCTCGACGAGGTCCTGCGGCGCTCCGGCGGCGACGCCTCGGTGCCCGCGGTGGCCCCCGCCGAGCTGGCCGACACCGCGCCGCTGGACACCCCGGTGGAGGCCGAGTTCCGGGTCGGGACGATGGCGCTCGCCTGGGACACCTCCGACCAGCGGATGATCCTGGAGGCCCAGGCGCTGGTGGAGATCGACGCGGACTCCTCGGAGGACCTGGAGGCCGCCGAGGAGATGCTCCTGCAGGACGAGGAGAACGGCCCGCCGATGCTGCGGGTGCGGCTCACCGGGGCGCAGGCCCGCTCGTTCGCCAAGCGCGCGCTGGAGGTCGTCTCCGCGGGCCGGCCGCCGTGCCCGCTGTGCAGCCTGCCCCTCGATCCGGAAGGACACGTATGCCCGCGTCAGAACGGGTACCGCAGAGCGGGCTGA
- a CDS encoding SCO1664 family protein — MPASERVPQSGLKPGGGRPVPPAPRAEGDGQLSAADTLRLLGEGRLTVRGQVREASNAVLYCAVEADGHRAACVYKPVAGERPLWDFPDGTLAAREAAAYLVSEATGWQLVPPTVLRDGPYGEGMCQLWIEADPEASGLLALVEGEEPEPGWKAIGFAEVGEGRTALLVHADDPRLRRLAVLDAVINNADRKGGHLLPGTGGRLYAIDHGVTFHTEDKLRTLLWGWAGEPLTEEAVTVLTRLSAELAGALGTRLADLLTADEVDALRARVAALLATGRHPEPGGSWPAIPWPPV; from the coding sequence ATGCCCGCGTCAGAACGGGTACCGCAGAGCGGGCTGAAGCCCGGCGGCGGCCGTCCGGTGCCGCCGGCCCCGCGCGCGGAGGGCGACGGGCAGCTGTCCGCCGCCGACACCCTGCGGCTGCTGGGCGAGGGCCGGCTGACCGTACGCGGCCAGGTCCGGGAGGCGTCCAACGCGGTGCTGTACTGCGCCGTGGAGGCCGACGGCCACCGCGCGGCCTGCGTGTACAAGCCGGTGGCCGGGGAACGGCCGCTGTGGGACTTCCCCGACGGCACGCTGGCCGCCCGGGAGGCCGCCGCCTACCTGGTCTCCGAGGCCACCGGCTGGCAGCTGGTACCGCCCACCGTGCTGCGCGACGGCCCGTACGGCGAGGGCATGTGCCAGCTGTGGATCGAGGCCGACCCCGAGGCGTCCGGGCTCCTCGCCCTGGTCGAGGGCGAGGAGCCGGAGCCGGGGTGGAAGGCGATAGGTTTCGCCGAGGTCGGCGAGGGGCGCACCGCGCTGCTGGTGCACGCCGACGACCCGCGGCTGCGCCGGCTCGCGGTGCTCGACGCGGTGATCAACAACGCCGACCGCAAGGGCGGCCACCTGCTGCCCGGCACCGGCGGCCGGCTGTACGCCATCGACCACGGGGTCACCTTCCACACCGAGGACAAGCTGCGCACCCTGCTGTGGGGGTGGGCGGGCGAACCGCTCACCGAGGAGGCGGTCACCGTCCTGACCCGGCTCTCCGCCGAGCTGGCCGGCGCCCTCGGCACCCGGCTGGCCGATCTGCTCACGGCCGACGAGGTCGACGCGCTGCGCGCACGGGTCGCCGCCCTGCTGGCCACCGGCCGTCACCCGGAGCCCGGCGGCAGCTGGCCGGCGATCCCGTGGCCACCGGTGTGA
- the mshC gene encoding cysteine--1-D-myo-inosityl 2-amino-2-deoxy-alpha-D-glucopyranoside ligase, producing the protein MHAWPASEVPALPGRGRELRLHDTATGGTVTLDPGPVARIYVCGITPYDATHMGHAATYNAFDLVQRVWLDTKRQVHYVQNVTDVDDPLLVRAAETGVDWTELAERETALFREDMTALRLLPPKHYIGAVEAIPGIVPLVERLREAGAAYELDGDIYFSVESDPHFGNVSRLDATAMRILSAERGGDPDRPGKKNPLDPMLWMAARDGEPSWDGGSLGPGRPGWHIECVAIALDHLGMGFDVQGGGSDLAFPHHEMGASHAQVLTGEFPFAKAYVHAGMVALDGQKMSKSKGNLVFVSALRRDGVDPAAIRLSLLAHHYRADWEWTDQVLAEAVERLGRWRAAVSRPDGPPAEALLEEVREALADDLDAPAALAAVDRWAETQRTAGGTDPGAPGLVSRTVDALLGVAL; encoded by the coding sequence ATGCATGCCTGGCCCGCTTCGGAGGTTCCCGCCCTGCCCGGTAGGGGACGCGAACTCCGGCTACACGACACCGCGACCGGCGGTACGGTCACCCTGGACCCCGGTCCCGTGGCCCGCATCTACGTATGCGGCATCACCCCCTACGACGCCACCCACATGGGGCACGCGGCCACTTACAACGCGTTCGACCTCGTGCAGCGCGTGTGGCTCGACACGAAGCGGCAGGTTCACTACGTACAGAACGTCACCGACGTCGACGACCCGCTGCTGGTACGGGCCGCCGAGACGGGTGTGGACTGGACCGAGCTCGCCGAGCGGGAGACCGCCCTGTTCCGTGAGGACATGACGGCGCTGCGGCTGCTGCCGCCCAAGCACTACATCGGCGCCGTCGAGGCGATACCCGGGATCGTCCCGCTGGTGGAGCGGCTGCGGGAGGCCGGCGCGGCCTACGAGCTCGACGGCGACATCTACTTCTCCGTCGAGTCCGACCCGCACTTCGGCAACGTGTCACGGCTGGACGCCACCGCGATGCGGATCCTCTCCGCCGAGCGCGGCGGCGACCCGGACCGCCCGGGGAAGAAGAACCCGCTCGACCCGATGCTGTGGATGGCCGCCCGCGACGGCGAGCCGAGCTGGGACGGCGGTTCGCTCGGCCCCGGCCGCCCCGGCTGGCACATCGAGTGCGTGGCGATCGCGCTGGACCACCTCGGGATGGGCTTCGACGTCCAGGGCGGCGGATCCGACCTGGCCTTCCCGCACCACGAGATGGGCGCCTCGCACGCCCAGGTGCTCACCGGCGAGTTCCCGTTCGCCAAGGCGTACGTGCACGCCGGGATGGTCGCCCTGGACGGCCAGAAGATGTCGAAGTCCAAGGGCAACCTGGTCTTCGTCTCCGCGCTGCGCCGGGACGGGGTGGACCCGGCGGCGATCCGGCTCTCGCTGCTGGCCCACCACTACCGCGCCGACTGGGAGTGGACCGACCAGGTGCTCGCCGAGGCGGTGGAACGGCTCGGCAGGTGGCGGGCGGCGGTCTCGCGTCCGGACGGCCCGCCCGCCGAGGCGCTGCTGGAGGAGGTCCGCGAGGCGCTCGCCGACGACCTCGACGCGCCCGCCGCGCTGGCCGCGGTGGACCGCTGGGCCGAGACGCAGCGCACCGCCGGCGGCACCGACCCGGGCGCCCCCGGCCTGGTCTCCCGCACGGTGGACGCCCTGCTCGGGGTGGCCCTGTAA
- a CDS encoding NPCBM/NEW2 domain-containing protein, giving the protein MQRPTRLTAVLAAVAGLLLTWTGPASGARAADPPPTATTVGDLTGFAAHGAEYDLTAGAARIRVDFVRDDTVRIRLAPDGTFTDPTGTDIVLPQGPPPHTSWHRDGDTYRMRTAKVTLLAHAHPLRFELRRADGAVLWSEAKGLTWDGGQTTQTLRRGATEQFYGAGMQNGRGDTSHRDHTVQVGVDYDWNDGGHPNSVPFYLSSAGYGVFRDTYAPGTYAFTDPVTTTEQENRFDAYYFAGDNAKQVIGAYTALTGRPFLPPLYGLEVGDSDCYLHNANRGERHTLDALKVADGYLANDMPLGWMLVNDGYGCGYENLPQTARGLRQRGAQLGMWTQDGLATLAQQVKDGQRVAKLDVAWVGDGYKFALDGCKAAYQGIEDNSDARGFTWAPESWSGAQRCGVQWSGDQSGGWDYIRWQIPTYAGATMSGLAYTTGDIDGIFGGSPQTYTRDLEWKSFLPTVMSMDGWAPSDKQPFRYGEPYTSVNRRYLKLKEALLPYLYTYAEEAHRTGVGPVRPLALEYPGDPVAAGDAAKYEFLSGQDFLVAPVYQDSDRRDGIYLPKGTWTDYWSGRVYRGPVTVDGYSAPLDTLPLFVRAGAAIPMWQGIRSYRDHTPGSTLTWDVYPQGESSFTLYEDDGVTRQHRTGAYARQRVDVRAPRAGSGDVTVAVGASTGHYQGKAAARGYELTVHTGSAPAGVTVAGRPVPRAADRAAYQAAERGWWYDPADRQGVVHVKTGTRSTGSAFTVRLRGTSALGGRRPGAVPAVTAPDGQQVTAGTPGPVAVQVAAGSRPTPPATVSLTAPHGWTVSAARTTGRLTPGTARRLTFTVTPPRDAPPGESVLTATVVTGGTTVTQCFAVTALPPPPDGDTWASDMVWLRQTNGWGPPERDRSNGESGASDGHPLTLRGTVHAKGIGAHADSDIAVNLGGRCISFTAEVGIDDETAGHGDVTFTVTADGRPVWTSPALTEASATVPVDVALTGARVADLRIDRVGTSNSGDHGDWAAARFHCRPAG; this is encoded by the coding sequence ATGCAGAGACCCACACGCTTGACGGCGGTCCTCGCCGCCGTGGCCGGTCTGCTCCTGACCTGGACCGGGCCCGCGAGCGGGGCGCGCGCCGCCGATCCGCCGCCCACCGCCACCACCGTCGGCGACCTCACCGGGTTCGCCGCGCACGGCGCCGAGTACGACCTGACGGCCGGAGCGGCCCGGATCCGGGTCGACTTCGTCCGCGACGACACCGTCCGCATCAGGCTCGCCCCGGACGGCACCTTCACCGACCCCACCGGCACCGACATCGTGCTGCCGCAGGGCCCGCCGCCGCACACCAGCTGGCACCGCGACGGCGACACCTACCGGATGCGCACCGCCAAGGTCACCCTGCTCGCCCACGCCCACCCGCTCCGCTTCGAACTGCGCCGGGCCGACGGCGCCGTACTGTGGTCCGAGGCCAAGGGGCTCACCTGGGACGGCGGACAGACCACCCAGACCCTGCGGCGCGGCGCCACCGAGCAGTTCTACGGCGCCGGCATGCAGAACGGCCGCGGCGACACCTCGCACCGCGACCACACCGTCCAGGTCGGCGTCGACTACGACTGGAACGACGGCGGGCACCCCAACTCCGTTCCCTTCTACCTGTCTTCGGCCGGCTACGGGGTCTTCCGCGACACCTACGCCCCGGGCACCTACGCCTTCACCGACCCGGTCACCACCACCGAGCAGGAGAACCGGTTCGACGCCTACTACTTCGCCGGTGACAACGCCAAGCAGGTCATCGGCGCCTACACCGCGCTCACCGGACGCCCGTTCCTGCCGCCGCTGTACGGCCTCGAAGTGGGCGACTCCGACTGCTACCTGCACAACGCCAACCGCGGCGAACGCCACACCCTGGACGCGCTGAAGGTGGCCGACGGCTACCTGGCCAACGACATGCCGCTCGGCTGGATGCTGGTCAACGACGGCTACGGGTGCGGCTACGAGAACCTGCCGCAGACCGCGCGGGGCCTGCGGCAGCGCGGGGCGCAGCTGGGCATGTGGACCCAGGACGGCCTCGCCACCCTGGCCCAGCAGGTCAAGGACGGCCAGCGGGTGGCCAAGCTGGACGTGGCCTGGGTCGGCGACGGCTACAAGTTCGCCCTCGACGGCTGCAAGGCGGCCTACCAGGGCATCGAGGACAACAGCGACGCACGCGGCTTCACCTGGGCCCCGGAGAGCTGGTCCGGGGCGCAGCGCTGCGGGGTGCAGTGGTCCGGCGACCAGAGCGGCGGCTGGGACTACATCCGCTGGCAGATCCCCACCTACGCGGGCGCCACCATGTCGGGCCTGGCGTACACCACCGGGGACATCGACGGCATCTTCGGCGGCAGCCCCCAGACCTACACCCGCGACCTGGAGTGGAAGTCGTTCCTGCCCACCGTGATGTCCATGGACGGCTGGGCCCCCAGCGACAAGCAGCCGTTCCGCTACGGCGAGCCCTACACCTCCGTCAACCGCCGCTACCTCAAGCTCAAGGAGGCGCTGCTGCCGTACCTGTACACCTACGCCGAGGAGGCACACCGCACCGGCGTCGGCCCGGTACGGCCGCTGGCGCTGGAGTACCCCGGCGACCCGGTGGCCGCCGGGGACGCGGCGAAGTACGAGTTCCTCTCCGGCCAGGACTTCCTGGTCGCCCCGGTCTACCAGGACAGCGACCGGCGGGACGGCATCTACCTGCCGAAGGGCACCTGGACCGACTACTGGTCGGGACGGGTCTACCGGGGGCCGGTGACCGTCGACGGCTACAGCGCGCCGCTGGACACGCTGCCGCTGTTCGTCCGCGCGGGCGCCGCGATCCCGATGTGGCAGGGCATCAGGTCGTACCGGGACCACACCCCCGGCTCCACGCTCACCTGGGACGTCTATCCGCAGGGTGAGTCGTCCTTCACGCTCTACGAGGACGACGGCGTCACCCGGCAGCACCGCACCGGCGCCTACGCCCGCCAGCGGGTCGACGTCCGCGCCCCACGCGCCGGGTCCGGCGACGTCACCGTGGCGGTCGGCGCGAGCACCGGCCACTACCAGGGCAAGGCCGCCGCCCGCGGGTACGAGCTGACCGTGCACACCGGCAGCGCGCCCGCCGGGGTGACCGTGGCCGGACGGCCCGTCCCGCGGGCCGCCGACCGCGCGGCCTACCAGGCGGCGGAGCGCGGCTGGTGGTACGACCCGGCCGACCGGCAGGGCGTCGTCCACGTCAAGACCGGCACCCGGTCCACCGGCAGCGCGTTCACCGTACGGCTGCGCGGCACCAGCGCGCTCGGCGGACGCCGCCCGGGCGCGGTCCCGGCGGTGACCGCCCCGGACGGCCAGCAGGTCACGGCGGGCACGCCGGGCCCGGTGGCGGTCCAGGTCGCGGCGGGCAGCCGTCCGACGCCCCCGGCCACCGTCTCGCTGACCGCGCCGCACGGCTGGACCGTCTCCGCTGCGCGCACCACCGGCCGGCTCACCCCGGGCACGGCACGGCGGCTGACGTTCACCGTCACCCCGCCCCGTGACGCCCCGCCCGGCGAGAGCGTCCTGACCGCCACCGTCGTGACCGGCGGCACCACCGTCACCCAGTGCTTCGCGGTGACCGCGCTGCCACCGCCGCCGGACGGGGACACCTGGGCGAGCGACATGGTGTGGCTGCGCCAGACCAACGGCTGGGGGCCGCCCGAACGCGACCGCAGCAACGGCGAGTCCGGCGCCTCGGACGGCCATCCGCTCACCTTGCGCGGCACCGTCCACGCCAAGGGCATCGGCGCCCACGCCGACTCCGACATCGCGGTCAACCTCGGCGGCCGGTGCATCTCGTTCACCGCGGAGGTGGGCATCGACGACGAGACCGCCGGCCACGGCGACGTCACCTTCACGGTGACCGCCGACGGCCGGCCGGTGTGGACCTCACCGGCGCTCACCGAGGCCTCGGCGACCGTACCGGTCGACGTGGCGCTGACCGGCGCCCGGGTGGCCGACCTGCGGATCGACCGGGTGGGCACCTCCAACAGCGGTGACCACGGGGACTGGGCGGCGGCCCGGTTCCACTGCCGCCCGGCCGGCTGA
- a CDS encoding PAC2 family protein, which produces MIEVEGVPELVDPVMVAAFEGWNDAGDAASSAVAHLDREWKGEVFAALDAEDYYDFQVNRPTVFLEGGTRKITWPTTRLSVVRVQDPAPRDLVLVRGIEPSMRWRSFCNELLGFAHELGVEMVVILGALLGDTPHTRPVPVTGVTSDPDLARTLGLEESRYEGPTGIVGILQEACTHAGIPAVSLWAAVPHYVSQPPNPKATLALLNRLEDLIDLRVPPGELAEDARAWQLGVDQLAAEDSEVAEYVQTLEEARDTADLPEASGEAIAREFERYLRRRDGQHGPHATESGEPREPGPFLRGPAPREARDGGEGPEAADEGGDDADEGRES; this is translated from the coding sequence GTGATCGAGGTCGAGGGGGTGCCCGAGCTGGTCGACCCGGTCATGGTGGCCGCGTTCGAAGGCTGGAACGACGCCGGCGACGCCGCGTCCTCCGCGGTCGCGCACCTGGACCGGGAGTGGAAGGGCGAGGTCTTCGCCGCGCTCGACGCCGAGGACTACTACGACTTCCAGGTCAACCGGCCCACCGTCTTCCTGGAGGGCGGGACCCGGAAGATCACCTGGCCCACCACCCGGCTCTCCGTGGTCCGCGTCCAGGACCCCGCGCCACGCGACCTCGTCCTGGTGCGCGGCATCGAGCCCAGCATGCGCTGGCGTTCTTTCTGCAACGAACTGCTCGGCTTCGCCCACGAGTTGGGCGTGGAGATGGTGGTGATCCTGGGCGCGCTGCTCGGGGACACCCCGCACACCCGCCCGGTGCCGGTCACCGGGGTCACCTCCGACCCGGACCTGGCCCGCACCCTCGGTCTGGAGGAGTCGCGCTACGAGGGGCCCACCGGCATCGTGGGCATCCTCCAGGAGGCGTGCACCCACGCCGGGATCCCGGCGGTGAGCCTGTGGGCGGCGGTGCCGCACTACGTCTCACAGCCGCCCAACCCCAAGGCCACCCTGGCGCTGCTCAACCGGCTGGAGGACCTGATCGACCTGCGCGTCCCGCCGGGCGAGCTGGCCGAGGACGCCCGGGCCTGGCAGCTCGGGGTCGACCAGCTCGCGGCCGAGGACAGCGAGGTCGCCGAGTACGTCCAGACGCTGGAGGAGGCCCGGGACACCGCCGATCTGCCGGAGGCGTCCGGCGAGGCGATCGCGCGGGAGTTCGAGCGGTATCTGCGCCGCCGGGACGGCCAGCACGGCCCGCACGCCACCGAGAGCGGCGAGCCGCGCGAGCCCGGTCCGTTCCTGCGCGGTCCGGCGCCGCGTGAGGCGCGGGACGGCGGGGAGGGCCCGGAGGCGGCCGACGAGGGCGGGGACGACGCGGACGAGGGCCGCGAGTCCTGA
- a CDS encoding NAD-dependent epimerase/dehydratase family protein → MAPRWQHAVVTGGAGFVGSHLCTALLAEGTAVTCVDDLCTGRAQNLAHLAGNPDFSVLRADVVEPFDIPRRADLVLHFASPASPADYLRLPLHTLETGSNGTRNALAIAREHGARFVLASTSEVYGDPHRHPQDESYWGNVNPVGPRSVYDEAKRYAEALTTAEAAVHGTDCGIVRLFNTYGPRMRGHDGRAVPTFIRQALAGEPLTVTGDGRQTRSLCYVDDTVRGILAMAASQLTGPVNIGNPDETTMLELARTIAALAGTQATIRFVERPVDDPAVRCPDIGLARDKLQWVPRVTAAEGLARTIAWFREHRGEYATA, encoded by the coding sequence ATGGCACCACGCTGGCAGCACGCCGTCGTCACCGGGGGCGCCGGATTCGTCGGATCCCATCTGTGCACCGCCCTGCTCGCCGAGGGCACCGCGGTCACCTGCGTCGACGACCTGTGCACCGGTCGCGCCCAGAACCTCGCCCACCTCGCGGGCAACCCCGACTTCTCCGTGCTCCGCGCCGACGTCGTGGAACCCTTCGACATCCCCCGCCGGGCCGACCTGGTCCTCCACTTCGCCTCCCCGGCCTCGCCCGCCGACTACCTGCGGCTGCCGCTGCACACCCTGGAGACCGGCAGCAACGGCACCCGCAACGCGCTGGCCATCGCCCGCGAACACGGCGCCCGCTTCGTCCTCGCCTCCACCTCCGAGGTCTACGGCGACCCGCACCGCCACCCGCAGGACGAGAGCTACTGGGGCAACGTCAACCCGGTCGGCCCGCGCAGCGTCTACGACGAGGCCAAACGGTACGCCGAGGCGCTCACCACCGCAGAGGCCGCCGTCCACGGCACCGACTGCGGCATCGTGCGGCTGTTCAACACCTACGGCCCGCGGATGCGCGGCCACGACGGACGCGCGGTGCCCACCTTCATCCGGCAGGCGCTGGCCGGCGAACCGCTGACGGTCACCGGCGACGGCAGGCAGACCCGCTCGCTGTGCTACGTGGACGACACCGTACGCGGCATCCTCGCCATGGCCGCCTCCCAGCTCACCGGGCCGGTCAACATCGGCAACCCGGACGAGACCACCATGCTCGAACTCGCCCGCACCATCGCCGCCCTGGCCGGCACCCAGGCCACCATCCGCTTCGTGGAACGGCCGGTGGACGACCCGGCGGTGCGCTGCCCGGACATCGGCCTGGCCCGCGACAAGCTCCAGTGGGTGCCACGGGTCACGGCGGCCGAGGGGCTCGCCCGCACCATCGCCTGGTTCCGTGAGCACCGCGGCGAGTACGCCACGGCCTGA
- a CDS encoding carbamoyltransferase family protein, producing the protein MRTLGINALFHDPAAALVVDGRIVAAAEEERFSRRKHGKRPLPFSAWELPVQAAKWCLDKAGLRPEDLHAVAYSYDPALAEPADALGLHDPWDHLRQMYARQAPGFIAEALPGLDPSLVRFVPHHLAHAASGALAAPDADPSSVLVLDGRGEATSHLAGRRTGNHVEPLYGQRLPHSLGLVYEELTEHLGFLRSSDEYKVMALASYGTPRMLAELRRHVYATGDGGFAATGVPWRELAPPRRPDEPWTRDHADLAASAQRCLEEVLLDLVRWLHGRTGDRLLTMAGGVALNCVANSRIVREGPFDAVWVQPAAGDAGTALGAALLCSAESGDRTTVMPTAALGRGWHEDELAAWLTRAGVPFERPGDIAEAVAQALADDAVVAWFQGRSEFGPRALGHRSLLAHPGRAENLERLNDVKGREQFRPVAPMVLADRAAEIFDGPLPSPYMLFVHDVAPSWRDRIPAVVHVDGTARIQTVDPVVEPLVARMLERFERLTDLPVVVNTSLNTAGRPMVDDPRDALECFGSAPVDLLAIGPFTVRRGAFFSGVQEYAPGRALTEPVLERAAP; encoded by the coding sequence ATGCGCACCCTCGGCATCAACGCCCTCTTCCACGACCCCGCCGCAGCCCTCGTCGTCGACGGCCGCATCGTCGCCGCCGCCGAGGAGGAACGCTTCTCCCGCCGCAAGCACGGCAAGCGCCCGCTGCCCTTCTCCGCCTGGGAACTGCCCGTCCAGGCCGCCAAGTGGTGCCTGGACAAGGCCGGTCTGCGCCCCGAAGACCTGCATGCCGTCGCCTACTCCTACGACCCCGCGCTCGCCGAACCGGCCGACGCCCTCGGGCTGCACGACCCCTGGGACCACCTGCGCCAGATGTACGCCCGGCAGGCCCCCGGCTTCATCGCCGAGGCGCTGCCCGGCCTCGACCCGTCCCTGGTCCGCTTCGTCCCCCACCACCTGGCGCACGCCGCCTCCGGCGCGCTGGCCGCACCCGACGCCGACCCCTCCTCCGTCCTCGTCCTCGACGGCCGCGGCGAGGCCACCTCCCACCTGGCCGGCCGCCGCACCGGCAACCACGTCGAGCCGCTGTACGGCCAACGGCTGCCGCACTCCCTCGGACTGGTCTACGAGGAACTCACCGAACACCTCGGCTTCCTGCGCTCCAGCGACGAGTACAAGGTGATGGCGCTCGCCTCCTACGGCACCCCGCGCATGCTCGCCGAACTGCGCCGCCACGTGTACGCCACCGGGGACGGCGGGTTCGCCGCCACCGGGGTGCCGTGGCGCGAACTCGCCCCGCCCCGCCGCCCCGACGAGCCGTGGACGCGAGACCACGCCGACCTCGCCGCCTCCGCCCAGCGCTGCCTGGAGGAGGTCCTCCTCGACCTGGTGCGCTGGCTGCACGGACGCACCGGCGACCGGCTGCTGACCATGGCCGGCGGGGTGGCCCTCAACTGCGTGGCCAACTCCCGCATCGTGCGCGAGGGTCCGTTCGACGCGGTGTGGGTGCAGCCCGCCGCGGGCGACGCCGGCACCGCGCTGGGCGCCGCGCTGCTGTGCTCCGCCGAGTCCGGCGACCGCACCACCGTGATGCCCACCGCCGCGCTCGGCCGCGGCTGGCACGAGGACGAGCTGGCCGCCTGGCTCACCCGGGCCGGGGTGCCCTTCGAACGCCCCGGGGACATCGCCGAGGCGGTCGCCCAGGCCCTCGCCGACGACGCCGTGGTCGCCTGGTTCCAGGGGCGTTCGGAGTTCGGGCCGCGCGCCCTGGGCCACCGCTCGCTGCTGGCCCACCCCGGCCGGGCGGAGAACCTGGAACGCCTCAACGACGTCAAGGGGCGCGAGCAGTTCCGGCCGGTGGCCCCCATGGTGCTCGCCGACCGGGCCGCCGAGATCTTCGACGGCCCGCTGCCCAGCCCCTACATGCTCTTCGTGCACGACGTCGCCCCGAGCTGGCGCGACCGCATCCCCGCCGTGGTGCACGTGGACGGCACCGCCCGGATCCAGACCGTCGACCCGGTCGTCGAACCGCTCGTCGCCCGCATGCTGGAACGCTTCGAACGCCTCACCGACCTGCCGGTGGTCGTCAACACCAGCCTCAACACCGCCGGCCGCCCCATGGTGGACGACCCCCGCGACGCCCTGGAGTGCTTCGGCTCCGCCCCGGTCGACCTGCTGGCCATCGGCCCGTTCACGGTACGCCGCGGTGCCTTCTTCTCCGGCGTCCAGGAGTACGCACCCGGCCGCGCGTTGACCGAACCGGTGCTGGAGAGGGCGGCGCCGTGA
- a CDS encoding glycosyltransferase family 2 protein codes for MTGAPRYAVVVPTLGRPSLGDLLAALAATEGPRPARIVLVDDRPLSDCAPLPVTVPPELRGLVETVAGCGYGPAAARNAGWRAAPEPWIAFLDDDVLPGPDWAADLAADLAAADARTAGVQGRVTVPLPAGRRPTDWERNTAGLADARWITADMVYRRAALEAVGGFDERFPRAFREDADLALRCLDAGWTLTTGRRRTVHPVRPADRWVSVRTQAGNADDVLMGRIHGRGWRRRAEAPRGRVAAHAVVTAVGVVAVACAVVRRPRAAVLAAGVWVGGTVEFAVARIVPGPRTVDEIVTMLLTSVVIPPTAVAHRLSAALRPTPPSPGSPRSRLRRG; via the coding sequence GTGACCGGCGCCCCGCGCTACGCCGTCGTCGTCCCCACCCTCGGCCGCCCCAGCCTCGGCGACCTGCTGGCGGCGCTGGCGGCCACCGAGGGTCCGCGGCCGGCCCGCATCGTGCTGGTGGACGACCGGCCGCTGTCCGACTGCGCCCCGCTGCCGGTCACCGTCCCGCCCGAACTGCGCGGCCTGGTCGAGACGGTGGCCGGATGCGGGTACGGTCCGGCCGCCGCCCGCAACGCCGGTTGGCGCGCCGCGCCCGAGCCGTGGATCGCCTTCCTCGACGACGACGTGCTCCCCGGCCCCGACTGGGCCGCCGACCTCGCCGCCGACCTGGCCGCCGCCGACGCCCGCACGGCCGGCGTCCAGGGACGCGTCACCGTCCCGCTGCCGGCCGGACGCCGCCCCACCGACTGGGAACGCAACACCGCCGGGCTCGCCGACGCCCGCTGGATCACCGCCGACATGGTCTACCGGCGCGCCGCGCTGGAGGCCGTCGGCGGCTTCGACGAACGCTTCCCGCGCGCCTTCCGGGAGGACGCCGACCTCGCGCTGCGCTGCCTGGACGCCGGATGGACGCTGACCACCGGGCGCCGGCGCACCGTCCACCCGGTGCGCCCGGCCGACCGGTGGGTGTCGGTGCGTACCCAGGCGGGCAACGCGGACGACGTGCTGATGGGGCGGATCCACGGGCGGGGTTGGCGCCGCCGGGCGGAGGCGCCGCGCGGACGTGTCGCGGCGCACGCGGTGGTGACGGCGGTGGGGGTGGTGGCGGTCGCCTGTGCGGTGGTGCGGCGGCCTCGGGCCGCCGTGTTGGCGGCGGGGGTGTGGGTGGGGGGGACGGTGGAGTTCGCGGTGGCGAGGATCGTGCCGGGGCCTCGCACGGTGGACGAGATCGTCACCATGCTTCTCACCAGCGTGGTGATCCCGCCCACCGCCGTCGCCCACCGCCTCTCCGCCGCCCTCCGCCCCACCCCGCCCTCCCCGGGGTCCCCCCGGTCCCGGCTTCGTCGTGGCTGA